The following are encoded together in the Periplaneta americana isolate PAMFEO1 chromosome 5, P.americana_PAMFEO1_priV1, whole genome shotgun sequence genome:
- the LOC138700111 gene encoding myb/SANT-like DNA-binding domain-containing protein 3 produces the protein MSMSDSNKKKPRGPNFSSIDRALLLNIVEGYMNIIENKKTDAVWSKEKEKAWADIAVDFNRCSSEGERTATQLKTAYENYKRRIKKAAADDKAELHKTGGGSFKRKLDVDGERLIAKLHHNFTPLCNPCDSDGQYQVIEDVAADPVSYIESVETYFDGPLPVMSVEEVQTESHEEVVAHETVLSPSQSPSVNISEAIPTAGLQQQMQITTSRPTARKHKRNRMEIYTSSKVDFNDLRCRLLLEKHSMEMKILKTNLEVARVELEIKKAILANEFKN, from the exons ATGTCAATGAGCgattccaataaaaaaaaaccaagGGGCCCAAATTTTAGCTCCATTGACAGAGCTCTGCTATTAAATATAGTGGAGGGATATATGAAcataattgaaaacaaaaaaacgGATGCAGTTTggtcaaaagaaaaagaaaaggcgtGGGCAGACATTGCTGTCGATTTTAATAGGTGTTCGTCTGAGGGCGAAAGAACTGCTACCCAGTTAAAAACTGCATACGAGAATtacaaaagaagaataaaaaaggcAGCAGCAGATGATAAG GCTGAGTTGCACAAAACAGGCGGGGGATCATTCAAGAGGAAGTTAGATGTAGATGGGGAGCGGCTTATAGCCAAACTCCATCACAACTTCACACCTCTTTGTAATCCGTGCGACAGCGATGGCCAGTACCAGGTCATTGAAGACGTAGCAGCTGATCCTGTTTCCTATATTGAATCAGTGGAAACGTATTTTGATGGTCCTCTGCCTGTCATGAGTGTTGAAGAGGTACAGACGGAATCTCATGAAGAGGTGGTAGCTCATGAGACTGTTCTATCACCTTCGCAGTCTCCGTCTGTAAATATATCAGAAGCAATTCCAACAGCAGGCCTTCAACAACAGATGCAGATtacaacaagtaggcctactgcacgaAAACACAAGAGAAACAGGATGGAAATCTACACAAGTAGTAAAGTGGACTTTAATGATTTAAGGTGCCGCCTTCTGTTGGAGAAACACAGCATGGagatgaaaatattgaaaacaaaccTTGAGGTTGCGAGAGtggaattagaaataaaaaaagctattttggctaatgaatttaaaaattaa